A genomic segment from Streptomyces sp. NBC_01233 encodes:
- a CDS encoding NAD(P)-dependent oxidoreductase — protein MKLTVFGATGGVGHEVVKQALAAGHEVTAVVRDPARLTVPAHDRLRVAVVGDLTDEDALVPVLAGRSAVISALGAASNKQAKAAPVTGPAVRAILAAMDRSGVTRLSAVSAAPVGPPAQGESVLTRAVLYPLLRRLLRDLYADLAVMEAELRASRAEWTVIRPPMLRDKPHTGTYRRAIDANVRGGRAIPRADVADALLTTLTNPAYTAHTLGVAS, from the coding sequence ATGAAACTCACGGTGTTCGGAGCCACGGGCGGCGTCGGCCACGAGGTCGTCAAGCAGGCACTGGCCGCGGGACACGAGGTCACAGCGGTCGTCCGCGACCCGGCCCGGCTGACGGTGCCGGCCCACGACCGCCTCCGGGTGGCCGTCGTCGGCGACCTGACGGACGAGGACGCACTGGTCCCCGTTCTGGCGGGCCGGTCGGCGGTGATCTCGGCCCTCGGCGCGGCGAGCAACAAGCAGGCCAAGGCTGCCCCCGTGACGGGGCCGGCGGTACGGGCCATCCTCGCGGCCATGGACCGGTCGGGCGTGACCCGCCTCTCGGCCGTCAGCGCGGCCCCGGTCGGCCCGCCGGCGCAGGGCGAGAGCGTGCTCACCCGGGCGGTGCTCTACCCGCTGCTGCGCAGACTGCTGCGGGACCTCTACGCGGACCTCGCGGTCATGGAGGCGGAGCTGCGCGCGAGCCGAGCCGAGTGGACGGTCATCCGCCCGCCGATGCTCCGCGACAAGCCGCACACGGGCACGTACCGCCGCGCGATCGACGCCAACGTCCGCGGCGGCCGCGCCATCCCCCGCGCGGACGTGGCCGACGCCCTCCTCACCACCCTCACCAACCCGGCCTACACCGCCCACACACTGGGCGTCGCCTCCTAG
- the uvrA gene encoding excinuclease ABC subunit UvrA, protein MTDRLIVRGAREHNLKNVSLDLPRDSLIVFTGLSGSGKSSLAFDTIFAEGQRRYVESLSSYARQFLGQMDKPDVDFIEGLSPAVSIDQKSTSRNPRSTVGTITEVYDYLRLLFARIGKPHCPECRRPISRQSPQAIVDKVLALPEGSRFQVLSPLVRERKGEFVDLFADLQTKGYSRARVDGETIQLSEPPTLKKQEKHTIEVVIDRLTVKDSAKRRLTDSVETALGLSGGMVILDFVDLAEDDPERERMYSEHLYCPYDDLSFEELEPRSFSFNSPFGACPECTGIGTRMEVDPELIIPDEDKSLDEGAVSPWSLGHTKDYFQRLIGALAGELGFRTDIAWAGLPARAKKALLYGHKTQIEVRYRNRYGRERAYTTAFEGAVPFVKRRHAESESDASRERFEGYMREVPCPTCEGTRLKPIVLAVTVMEKSIAEVAAMSISECADFLGRMRLDARDKKIAERVLKEVNERLRFLVDVGLDYLSLNRAAGTLSGGEAQRIRLATQIGSGLVGVLYVLDEPSIGLHQRDNHRLIETLVRLRDMGNTLIVVEHDEDTIKVADWVVDIGPGAGEHGGKVVHSGSLKELLKNTESMTGQYLSGKRSIAIPDVRRPVNGERRLTVHGAKENNLRDIDVSFPLGVLTAVTGVSGSGKSTLVNDILYTHLARELNGARSVPGRHTRVEGDDLVDKVVHVDQSPIGRTPRSNPATYTGVFDHVRKLFAETMEAKVRGYLPGRFSFNVKGGRCENCSGDGTIKIEMNFLPDVYVPCEVCHGDRYNRETLEVHYKGKSIAEVLNMPIEEALDFFEAVPTIARHLKTLNEVGLGYVRLGQSAPTLSGGEAQRVKLASELQKRSTGRTVYVLDEPTTGLHFEDISKLIKVLSGLVDKGNSVIVIEHNLDVIKTADWVIDMGPEGGYGGGLVVAEGTPEQVASVGASHTGKFLRDILGADRVSDGAPPAVVGQRKAPAKKAPAKKVAAKKAAAPAKKATARARKA, encoded by the coding sequence GTGACCGACCGTCTCATCGTTCGTGGCGCTCGCGAGCACAACCTGAAGAACGTCTCGCTCGACCTGCCCCGCGACTCACTCATCGTCTTCACCGGACTCTCCGGGTCGGGCAAGTCCTCCCTGGCCTTCGACACGATCTTCGCCGAGGGCCAGCGCCGCTACGTCGAGTCGCTCTCGTCGTACGCCCGCCAGTTCCTCGGGCAGATGGACAAGCCCGACGTCGACTTCATCGAGGGCCTCTCCCCGGCCGTCTCGATCGACCAGAAGTCCACCTCGCGCAATCCGCGCTCGACCGTGGGCACCATCACCGAGGTCTACGACTACCTCCGCCTCCTCTTCGCCCGCATCGGCAAGCCGCACTGTCCCGAGTGCCGCCGCCCCATCTCGCGCCAGTCGCCGCAGGCGATCGTCGACAAGGTGCTCGCGCTCCCCGAGGGCAGCCGCTTCCAGGTGCTCTCGCCGCTGGTGCGCGAGCGCAAGGGCGAGTTCGTCGATCTCTTCGCCGACCTCCAGACCAAGGGCTACAGCCGGGCGCGGGTGGACGGGGAGACCATCCAGCTCTCCGAGCCGCCGACGCTGAAGAAGCAGGAGAAGCACACCATCGAGGTGGTCATCGACCGCCTCACCGTCAAGGACAGTGCCAAGCGCCGGCTCACCGACTCCGTGGAGACGGCCCTCGGCCTCTCCGGCGGCATGGTGATCCTGGACTTCGTCGACCTCGCCGAGGACGACCCTGAGCGTGAGCGGATGTATTCCGAGCACCTCTACTGCCCCTACGACGACCTCTCCTTCGAGGAGCTGGAGCCGCGCTCCTTCTCCTTCAACTCGCCCTTCGGCGCCTGCCCCGAGTGCACCGGCATCGGCACGCGCATGGAGGTCGACCCCGAGCTGATCATTCCGGACGAGGACAAGTCCCTGGACGAGGGCGCGGTCTCGCCGTGGTCGCTCGGCCACACCAAGGACTACTTCCAGCGGCTGATCGGCGCGCTCGCCGGGGAGCTCGGCTTCCGGACCGACATCGCGTGGGCCGGCCTGCCGGCGCGTGCGAAGAAGGCCCTGCTCTACGGGCACAAGACGCAGATCGAGGTCCGCTACCGCAACCGGTACGGGCGGGAGCGGGCGTACACGACGGCCTTCGAGGGCGCCGTGCCGTTCGTCAAGCGGCGGCACGCGGAGTCGGAGAGCGACGCCAGCCGCGAGCGCTTCGAGGGCTACATGCGCGAGGTGCCGTGCCCGACCTGTGAGGGCACCCGCCTCAAGCCGATCGTGCTCGCGGTGACGGTGATGGAGAAGTCCATCGCCGAGGTCGCCGCCATGTCGATCAGCGAGTGCGCGGACTTCCTGGGACGGATGCGGCTCGACGCCCGCGACAAGAAGATCGCCGAGCGGGTCCTGAAGGAGGTCAACGAGCGGCTCCGCTTCCTCGTCGACGTCGGTCTCGACTACCTCTCGCTCAACCGGGCCGCCGGCACCCTGTCGGGCGGCGAGGCCCAGCGCATCCGGCTCGCGACGCAGATCGGCTCCGGCCTGGTCGGCGTGCTGTACGTGCTGGACGAGCCCTCCATCGGCCTGCACCAGCGGGACAACCACCGGCTGATCGAGACGCTGGTGCGGCTGCGGGACATGGGCAACACGCTCATCGTGGTCGAGCACGACGAGGACACCATCAAGGTGGCCGACTGGGTCGTGGACATCGGCCCGGGCGCGGGTGAGCACGGCGGCAAGGTGGTGCACAGCGGTTCGCTGAAGGAGCTGCTGAAGAACACCGAGTCGATGACCGGGCAGTACCTGTCGGGCAAGCGCTCCATCGCGATCCCGGACGTGCGCCGGCCCGTGAACGGCGAGCGCAGGCTCACCGTCCACGGCGCCAAGGAGAACAACCTGCGGGACATCGACGTGTCCTTCCCGCTGGGCGTGCTCACGGCCGTGACCGGTGTGTCCGGATCGGGCAAGTCGACGCTGGTCAACGACATCCTCTACACGCACCTGGCGCGCGAGCTGAACGGCGCCCGCTCGGTGCCCGGGCGGCACACCCGGGTGGAGGGGGACGACCTCGTCGACAAGGTGGTCCACGTCGACCAGTCGCCCATCGGCCGGACGCCGCGGTCCAACCCGGCGACGTACACCGGCGTCTTCGACCACGTGCGCAAGCTCTTCGCGGAGACGATGGAGGCGAAGGTGCGCGGCTACCTGCCGGGCCGCTTCTCCTTCAACGTCAAGGGCGGCCGGTGCGAGAACTGCTCCGGCGACGGCACGATCAAGATCGAGATGAACTTCCTGCCGGACGTCTACGTCCCGTGCGAGGTCTGCCACGGCGACCGGTACAACCGGGAGACGCTGGAAGTCCACTACAAGGGCAAGTCCATCGCCGAGGTCCTGAACATGCCGATCGAGGAGGCGCTGGACTTCTTCGAGGCGGTGCCGACGATCGCGCGTCACCTGAAGACGCTCAACGAGGTCGGGCTGGGCTACGTCCGCCTCGGCCAGTCGGCGCCCACGCTGTCGGGTGGTGAGGCGCAGCGCGTGAAGCTGGCCTCCGAGCTGCAGAAGCGGTCGACGGGCCGGACGGTGTACGTGCTGGACGAGCCGACGACGGGTCTGCACTTCGAGGACATCTCGAAGCTGATCAAGGTGCTGTCGGGGCTGGTGGACAAGGGGAACTCGGTGATCGTCATCGAGCACAACCTCGACGTCATCAAGACCGCGGACTGGGTCATCGACATGGGCCCGGAAGGCGGCTACGGCGGCGGCCTGGTGGTGGCCGAGGGCACGCCGGAGCAGGTGGCGTCGGTGGGCGCGAGCCACACGGGCAAGTTCCTGCGGGACATCCTGGGGGCGGACCGGGTCTCCGACGGCGCGCCTCCGGCGGTGGTCGGCCAGCGGAAGGCTCCGGCCAAGAAGGCTCCGGCCAAGAAGGTTGCCGCCAAGAAGGCTGCCGCCCCGGCGAAGAAGGCGACGGCGCGGGCCCGCAAGGCGTAG
- a CDS encoding TetR/AcrR family transcriptional regulator — MLTPKSSRPTPERLLDAAEKLMRTSGLANATTKAIAREAGCSEAALYKYFANKEELFVRVLMERTPNAGPLMAALGADPDPGEQGVEEALTDIARHASLFYADAMPMAASLFAEPALLIRHREGVQKIGSGPHVVLDALAGRLRRELAAGRLRPDADPAAAAALLLGACFQRAFFLHFSGAQVVQPVEEFARAVATAVWAAIR, encoded by the coding sequence ATGCTCACCCCGAAGTCAAGCCGTCCCACCCCCGAGCGGTTGCTCGACGCCGCCGAGAAGCTGATGCGCACCAGTGGCCTGGCCAACGCCACCACCAAGGCCATCGCCCGCGAGGCCGGCTGCTCGGAGGCAGCGCTCTACAAGTACTTCGCGAACAAGGAGGAGCTGTTCGTCCGCGTGCTGATGGAGCGCACCCCCAACGCCGGCCCGCTCATGGCCGCCCTGGGGGCCGATCCCGATCCGGGGGAGCAGGGGGTCGAGGAGGCGCTCACCGACATCGCCCGGCACGCCTCGCTCTTCTATGCCGACGCCATGCCCATGGCCGCCTCGCTCTTCGCGGAGCCGGCTCTGCTCATCCGTCACCGCGAGGGCGTGCAGAAGATCGGCTCCGGGCCCCACGTGGTCCTCGACGCCCTGGCCGGCCGGCTGCGGCGCGAGCTCGCCGCCGGGCGGCTGCGACCCGACGCCGATCCGGCGGCCGCCGCCGCCCTGCTGCTCGGCGCCTGCTTCCAGCGGGCCTTCTTCCTGCACTTCTCCGGCGCGCAAGTGGTCCAGCCGGTCGAGGAGTTCGCCCGGGCCGTGGCCACGGCCGTGTGGGCCGCTATCCGCTGA
- the uvrC gene encoding excinuclease ABC subunit UvrC — MADPSSYRPQPGQVPDSPGVYKFRDEHRRVIYVGKAKSLRQRLANYFQDVAGLHPRTATMVTTAASVEWTVVSTEVEALQLEYSWIKEFDPRFNVKYRDDKSYPSLAVTMNEEYPRVQVMRGPKKKGVRYFGPYGHAWAIRETVDLMLRVFPVRTCSAGVFKRSAQIGRPCLLGYIGKCSAPCVGRVTPEEHRELAEDFCDFMAGRTGTYLSRLEKEMHEAAEEMEYEKAARLRDDIGALRRAMEKNAVVLADATDADLIAVAEDELEAAVQIFHVRGGRVRGQRGWVTDKVEAVDTAGLVEHALLQLYGEEKGEAVPKEVLVPALPEDTPALSQWLADRRGSQVSLRIPQRGDKKALMETVHRNAQQSLALHKTRRASDLTTRSRALEEIAEALELDSAPLRIECFDISHLQGDDVVASMVVFEDGLARKSEYRRFQIKSFEGQDDVRSMHEVVSRRFRRYLQEKLKTGEWEAEEGEGAVPEDDGRPKRFAYPPQLVVVDGGQPQVAAAKRALEELGVDDVAVCGLAKRLEEVWLPGEDDPVVLPRTSEGLYLLQRVRDEAHRFAIQYQRNKRGKRLKSGPLDEVPGLGESRKQALVKHFGSVKKLRQATIDQICEVPGIGRKTAETVAAALARAVPAGPAVNTATGEIIEDENPAPAGGGTSRR, encoded by the coding sequence ATGGCCGACCCTTCCAGCTACCGCCCCCAGCCGGGACAGGTCCCCGACTCCCCGGGGGTCTACAAATTCCGCGACGAGCACCGCCGGGTGATCTACGTCGGGAAGGCCAAGAGCCTGCGCCAGCGCCTGGCCAACTACTTCCAGGACGTCGCCGGCCTGCACCCCCGTACGGCCACCATGGTGACCACGGCCGCCTCCGTCGAGTGGACCGTGGTGTCCACCGAGGTCGAGGCGCTCCAGCTGGAGTATTCGTGGATCAAGGAGTTCGATCCGCGGTTCAACGTCAAGTACCGGGACGACAAGAGCTACCCCTCCCTCGCCGTGACGATGAACGAGGAGTACCCCCGGGTCCAGGTCATGCGGGGGCCCAAGAAGAAGGGCGTGCGCTACTTCGGTCCGTACGGGCACGCCTGGGCGATCCGCGAGACCGTCGACCTGATGCTGCGGGTGTTCCCGGTACGGACCTGCTCCGCCGGAGTGTTCAAGCGCTCCGCCCAGATTGGCCGCCCCTGCCTGCTCGGCTACATCGGCAAGTGCTCCGCGCCCTGCGTCGGCCGGGTCACTCCCGAGGAGCACCGCGAACTGGCCGAGGACTTCTGCGACTTCATGGCCGGGCGGACGGGGACGTACCTCTCCCGCCTGGAGAAGGAGATGCACGAGGCCGCCGAGGAGATGGAGTACGAGAAGGCCGCCCGGCTGCGCGACGACATCGGGGCGCTGCGCCGGGCGATGGAGAAGAACGCCGTCGTGCTGGCCGACGCCACCGACGCCGACCTGATCGCGGTCGCCGAGGACGAGCTCGAAGCGGCGGTGCAGATCTTCCACGTGCGCGGCGGCCGCGTCCGCGGCCAGCGCGGCTGGGTCACCGACAAGGTGGAGGCGGTCGACACGGCCGGGCTCGTCGAGCACGCCCTCCTGCAGCTGTACGGCGAGGAGAAGGGCGAGGCCGTCCCCAAGGAGGTGCTGGTCCCGGCGCTGCCCGAGGACACGCCCGCGCTGAGCCAGTGGCTCGCCGACCGCAGGGGGTCCCAGGTCAGCCTGCGGATACCGCAGCGCGGCGACAAGAAGGCCCTCATGGAGACCGTCCACCGCAACGCGCAGCAGTCCCTCGCCCTGCACAAGACCAGGCGCGCCAGCGACCTCACCACCCGCTCCCGGGCGCTGGAGGAGATCGCCGAGGCCCTGGAGCTCGACAGCGCCCCGCTGCGCATCGAATGCTTCGACATCTCCCACCTGCAGGGTGACGACGTCGTCGCGTCGATGGTGGTGTTCGAGGACGGGCTGGCCCGCAAGAGCGAGTACCGGCGCTTCCAGATCAAGTCGTTCGAGGGGCAGGACGACGTCCGCTCCATGCACGAGGTGGTCTCGCGGCGCTTCCGCCGCTACCTCCAGGAGAAGCTGAAGACGGGCGAGTGGGAGGCCGAGGAGGGCGAGGGCGCGGTGCCCGAGGACGACGGGCGGCCCAAGCGCTTCGCGTACCCGCCCCAGCTGGTGGTGGTCGACGGCGGGCAGCCGCAGGTCGCCGCCGCCAAGCGGGCCCTGGAGGAGCTCGGGGTGGACGACGTCGCCGTGTGCGGCCTGGCCAAGCGGCTGGAGGAGGTCTGGCTGCCCGGCGAGGACGACCCGGTCGTGCTGCCCCGCACCAGCGAGGGCCTCTACCTGCTCCAGCGGGTGCGTGACGAAGCCCACCGTTTCGCCATCCAGTACCAGCGCAACAAGCGCGGCAAGCGCCTGAAGTCGGGCCCGCTGGACGAGGTGCCCGGCCTCGGCGAGAGCCGCAAACAGGCCCTGGTCAAGCACTTCGGTTCGGTGAAGAAGCTGAGACAGGCGACAATCGACCAGATCTGCGAGGTCCCGGGCATAGGACGGAAGACGGCCGAGACCGTGGCCGCGGCCCTCGCCCGGGCGGTCCCCGCCGGCCCTGCCGTCAACACGGCCACAGGAGAGATCATTGAGGATGAGAACCCCGCCCCCGCGGGTGGGGGCACCTCCCGGCGGTAG
- a CDS encoding Rieske (2Fe-2S) protein: MPAPQPAARRTVLKGAAALAGAAGAGVTLAACSTETNSGGDTPATPTAPVELGAAADVPVGGSKLYRERKLIVSCPAEGRYTAFSAQCTHAGCVLDKIVEGQGNCPCHGSRFDVATGKVLRGPASAPLPAVPVRAENGKLIAG, from the coding sequence ATGCCCGCGCCGCAGCCAGCCGCCCGCCGTACCGTCCTCAAGGGCGCCGCCGCGCTCGCCGGGGCCGCCGGGGCCGGAGTGACGCTCGCGGCCTGCTCCACCGAGACCAACAGCGGGGGCGACACCCCCGCCACGCCCACCGCGCCCGTGGAGCTCGGCGCCGCGGCCGACGTCCCGGTGGGCGGGTCCAAGCTGTACCGGGAGCGGAAGCTGATCGTCAGCTGCCCGGCGGAGGGCCGGTACACGGCGTTCAGCGCCCAGTGCACCCACGCCGGCTGCGTCCTGGACAAGATCGTCGAGGGTCAGGGCAACTGCCCCTGCCACGGCAGTCGCTTCGACGTGGCCACCGGCAAGGTCCTGCGCGGCCCGGCGTCCGCCCCGCTGCCCGCCGTCCCGGTCCGGGCCGAGAACGGCAAGCTCATCGCGGGCTGA
- a CDS encoding carbohydrate kinase family protein: MIVVGGEALIDLVPAARPPGALLPRPGGGPYNTALALGRLGAEVAFCSRVSADGFGESLLAGLRSAGVDVSLVQRGPEPTTLAVPSLAPDGSASYGFYVEGTADRLFTLPPALPDGVRALALGTCSLVLEPGASAYEALLRREAGRGLLTLLDPNIRPALIADPAAYRARLRERLLPSTTVLKLSEEDAAWLGGGVRDWLAAGPSAVVLTRGAAGLTVWTREGEEHSAAARRVVVADTIGAGDTVNAALLHRLAGEPGRPVDWPDVLAYAAHAAALTCTRAGAEPPYAAELSG; the protein is encoded by the coding sequence GTGATCGTCGTCGGCGGAGAAGCCCTCATCGACCTGGTGCCCGCGGCGCGGCCGCCGGGCGCACTGCTGCCCCGGCCGGGCGGGGGACCGTACAACACCGCGCTCGCCCTCGGGCGGCTCGGCGCCGAGGTCGCCTTCTGCTCGCGGGTCTCGGCGGACGGCTTCGGCGAGAGCCTGCTGGCCGGGCTGCGGTCGGCCGGGGTCGACGTGTCGCTGGTCCAGCGCGGACCCGAGCCGACCACCCTCGCCGTGCCCTCGCTGGCCCCGGACGGCTCGGCCTCGTACGGCTTCTACGTCGAGGGCACGGCGGACCGGCTGTTCACCCTGCCGCCCGCTCTCCCCGACGGGGTACGGGCCCTCGCGCTCGGCACCTGCTCGCTGGTCCTGGAACCGGGCGCGAGCGCGTACGAGGCCCTGCTGCGCCGGGAGGCGGGGCGCGGGCTGCTGACCCTGCTGGACCCCAACATCCGGCCGGCGCTGATCGCGGACCCGGCGGCGTACCGCGCGCGCTTGCGGGAGCGGCTGCTGCCGAGCACGACCGTCCTCAAGCTGTCCGAGGAGGACGCCGCCTGGCTGGGCGGCGGGGTCCGCGACTGGCTGGCGGCGGGGCCCTCGGCGGTGGTGCTGACCCGGGGCGCGGCGGGCCTGACCGTCTGGACGCGGGAGGGCGAGGAGCACTCGGCGGCGGCCCGCCGGGTCGTGGTGGCCGACACCATCGGGGCCGGCGACACCGTCAACGCCGCCCTGCTGCACCGGCTCGCCGGCGAGCCGGGGCGCCCGGTGGACTGGCCGGACGTCCTGGCCTACGCCGCCCACGCGGCGGCCCTGACCTGCACGCGGGCCGGCGCGGAGCCTCCGTACGCGGCGGAGCTCAGCGGATAG
- a CDS encoding papain-like cysteine protease family protein produces MRNRNRRLSLAALLTAVLFTLPVGTATATAAEAGTDSALAYKRLNITMQAQQKTNWCWAAGGNTIATWFGRNHTQNQFCNAAFNRQQGSECPNNQATLGNVQTGLRWAGINPGSYVNGWLQYSTVQTEINADRPVETRIQWSNGGGHMHVVYGYDTAGNWVYWGDPWPSSDRYNWASHAWYVNNSTFSWTHSLYRIGA; encoded by the coding sequence ATGCGCAACCGAAACCGGCGGCTTTCCCTGGCCGCCCTCCTCACCGCCGTGCTGTTCACCCTGCCCGTCGGCACCGCCACCGCCACGGCAGCCGAGGCCGGCACCGATTCCGCACTGGCCTACAAGCGCCTGAACATCACCATGCAGGCGCAGCAGAAGACCAACTGGTGCTGGGCCGCGGGCGGCAACACCATCGCCACCTGGTTCGGCCGGAACCACACCCAGAACCAGTTCTGCAACGCCGCCTTCAACCGCCAGCAGGGCTCCGAGTGCCCCAACAACCAGGCCACCCTCGGCAACGTCCAGACCGGACTGCGCTGGGCCGGCATCAACCCCGGCTCGTACGTCAACGGCTGGCTCCAGTACTCCACCGTCCAGACCGAGATCAATGCCGACCGGCCGGTCGAGACCCGGATCCAGTGGTCGAACGGCGGCGGCCACATGCACGTGGTCTACGGCTACGACACCGCCGGCAACTGGGTCTACTGGGGCGACCCCTGGCCCTCCAGCGACCGCTACAACTGGGCCTCGCACGCCTGGTACGTGAACAACAGCACCTTCTCCTGGACCCACTCGCTCTACCGGATCGGGGCGTGA